A genomic region of Chlorobaculum parvum NCIB 8327 contains the following coding sequences:
- a CDS encoding RAMP superfamily CRISPR-associated protein: MKGKSIQYFLDNLDLLEKNKKSEIERLSRGVTTLHLSNKNKKFIQNGCGERFLPGSSIKGAIRNALLWKMLNADMGLKLKFSKFAYDKFQWCEEWTQAKVLEYINGLSGLSPQKQEEEKERYKKKKPREFASRFSRKDDDAPTSLAQASLDSITLAAFSPEFAGNKALVTPKYIKEYNEQWGKATDIHRDLSRIIRITDANFIERAKWKKIDIATYNLRGERFQKRDNTFAKLEATDKTTKAWFRITLDHDLAREFFGNSIPTYLQSIENILKTVSEFFYAVAREELDFYGKATHVGPVHAVKKWYEELLRSAELEGQEGAQLFRLGWGGGMMTKTQFLHLDEKDRKRSRDLMNPRDETVAPQSRCLQTEKVNGNNNRNQEDKALHPLGWCTLRYLGSNIAKAKDASANAEAKRQATEPAPPGCVRATIMDDESFPIKIKIEEGEYQNSNTNLKIMELQDLQNTQFKKGVVVFVQLNEQQGKKGKKSLRNATYRGKP; encoded by the coding sequence TTGAAGGGTAAGTCTATTCAGTATTTTCTTGACAATCTTGACTTGTTAGAAAAAAATAAAAAATCCGAGATCGAGCGTCTTTCCAGGGGGGTTACTACACTCCACTTATCAAACAAGAACAAAAAGTTTATTCAGAATGGATGTGGTGAGCGTTTCCTGCCAGGCAGCTCCATCAAAGGAGCAATAAGAAATGCACTTTTATGGAAAATGCTCAATGCTGATATGGGATTAAAACTCAAATTCTCAAAATTTGCTTACGATAAGTTTCAATGGTGTGAGGAGTGGACTCAAGCCAAAGTATTAGAATATATAAATGGCCTATCAGGGCTATCCCCTCAAAAACAAGAGGAGGAAAAAGAAAGATATAAGAAAAAGAAGCCGAGAGAGTTTGCTTCCCGCTTTTCTCGAAAAGATGACGACGCACCAACTTCCTTGGCACAGGCATCGCTCGATTCTATAACCTTGGCAGCTTTCTCTCCAGAGTTTGCAGGCAATAAAGCATTAGTCACGCCAAAGTATATCAAGGAATATAATGAGCAGTGGGGAAAAGCAACCGACATTCATCGAGATCTTTCCCGTATCATCAGAATTACGGATGCTAACTTTATCGAAAGAGCTAAATGGAAAAAAATCGATATAGCAACATACAATTTAAGGGGTGAAAGGTTTCAGAAAAGAGATAATACATTTGCCAAACTTGAGGCTACTGATAAAACAACAAAAGCTTGGTTCAGAATTACTCTTGATCACGATCTTGCGAGAGAATTTTTTGGAAATAGCATTCCGACATATCTCCAATCAATTGAAAATATCTTGAAAACAGTGAGCGAGTTCTTTTATGCGGTAGCGAGAGAGGAACTCGACTTTTATGGAAAAGCAACTCACGTTGGTCCTGTGCATGCTGTGAAAAAGTGGTACGAAGAGTTACTGCGTTCTGCGGAGCTTGAGGGACAAGAGGGGGCTCAGCTGTTTCGTCTGGGTTGGGGCGGTGGGATGATGACGAAAACCCAATTTCTCCATCTCGATGAGAAAGACAGAAAACGATCCAGAGACTTGATGAACCCTCGTGATGAAACGGTTGCACCACAATCGAGATGCTTGCAGACCGAAAAGGTAAATGGGAATAACAACAGAAATCAAGAGGATAAAGCTCTTCACCCATTAGGCTGGTGCACGCTCCGTTATCTCGGAAGCAACATAGCTAAAGCTAAAGATGCGTCGGCCAACGCTGAAGCCAAACGGCAAGCAACAGAACCTGCACCACCCGGTTGCGTTCGTGCAACTATAATGGATGACGAAAGTTTTCCAATTAAGATCAAAATTGAAGAAGGTGAGTATCAGAACTCTAACACCAATCTGAAAATCATGGAGCTTCAGGATCTCCAGAACACTCAATTCAAAAAAGGTGTGGTTGTGTTTGTGCAACTTAATGAACAACAAGGGAAAAAAGGCAAGAAATCACTTAGGAATGCAACCTACAGAGGCAAACCATGA
- the rsfS gene encoding ribosome silencing factor gives MFMSRSEHAASSGVEAREVAMSELLARRVAELSLEKKGEEVKILDVRGLTSVTDFFVIITADSERKSKAIAEFIVDELREEDERPAHVEGLDTLHWVLIDYIDVVVHVFQPDDRRFYDLESLWSDAKVSTVTLPESNEFSEPSEG, from the coding sequence ATGTTTATGTCCCGTTCGGAACATGCCGCCTCTTCCGGGGTTGAAGCCCGCGAAGTGGCTATGAGTGAACTGCTTGCCAGGAGAGTTGCTGAATTGTCGCTTGAAAAGAAAGGTGAAGAGGTCAAGATTCTTGATGTTCGGGGCCTGACGAGTGTCACCGATTTTTTTGTCATTATTACCGCCGACTCGGAGCGAAAGAGCAAAGCTATTGCCGAGTTCATTGTCGATGAGCTTCGCGAAGAGGACGAGCGCCCGGCGCACGTCGAGGGGCTCGATACGCTTCACTGGGTGCTGATCGACTACATCGATGTGGTCGTGCATGTTTTTCAGCCGGACGATCGCCGTTTTTATGATCTGGAGTCGCTCTGGTCGGATGCCAAGGTGAGCACGGTCACACTGCCGGAGTCCAATGAATTTTCAGAGCCGTCCGAAGGCTGA
- a CDS encoding DUF1015 domain-containing protein gives MPEIVPFKGIVYGPDVASEASKLICPPYDAISADLQRALYESSDYNAVRLELPAEADRYAAAAARLHEWLAASVLVQDDEPALYPCFQTFEDEQGVSRTRKGLFAALRLYEPSEQKVLPHERTLSGPKADRLKMFRETKANLSSIFGLYADQSQRTDKLLYEFVEGREPVLDAEFDGVRSRMWRMSDPALIARFAAKLDALKVYIADGHHRYETGLAYRNERAAANPGHTGREPYNYIMAYLSNIYDEGLLILPIHRLVHGLESFDPEAFIASLDRAFTVWELPGRGALDEFLATGGQQPCYGIVLPEMVLGVSLDAKPSEVLSGPVPEALQGLDVVVLHDLVLGQMLGIEAEAVEKESNLTYANRMDEVFDAVASGKAQVGIVLRPTGAEQVMSVSQSGEAMPQKSTWFYPKVMTGMVFRSLEGDA, from the coding sequence ATGCCCGAGATTGTGCCGTTCAAGGGGATTGTTTACGGCCCCGATGTCGCCAGCGAAGCCTCGAAGCTTATCTGCCCGCCTTACGACGCCATATCTGCCGACCTGCAGCGAGCGCTGTACGAGAGTTCGGATTACAATGCGGTTCGTCTGGAGTTGCCTGCCGAAGCCGACCGCTATGCCGCTGCGGCAGCCCGGCTCCACGAATGGCTTGCCGCATCGGTCCTTGTGCAGGACGATGAGCCCGCGCTCTACCCCTGCTTTCAGACCTTCGAGGACGAGCAGGGCGTAAGCCGCACGCGCAAGGGGCTGTTCGCTGCGCTGCGACTGTATGAGCCCTCCGAGCAGAAGGTGCTGCCGCACGAGCGGACGCTTTCCGGGCCGAAGGCCGACCGGCTGAAGATGTTTCGTGAGACCAAGGCGAACCTCAGCAGCATTTTCGGGCTGTATGCCGATCAGTCCCAACGCACCGACAAGCTGCTATATGAGTTCGTCGAAGGGCGCGAGCCGGTTCTCGATGCCGAGTTCGACGGGGTGCGGAGTCGCATGTGGCGCATGAGCGATCCGGCGCTGATCGCCCGGTTCGCCGCCAAACTCGATGCGCTGAAGGTGTACATCGCCGACGGGCATCATCGCTATGAAACCGGGCTGGCGTACAGGAACGAACGGGCTGCCGCCAATCCCGGCCATACGGGGCGTGAGCCTTATAACTATATCATGGCCTATTTGTCGAACATCTACGACGAGGGGCTGCTGATCCTGCCGATTCATCGCCTGGTGCACGGACTGGAATCGTTCGATCCCGAAGCTTTCATCGCGAGTCTCGATCGCGCGTTTACCGTCTGGGAGCTGCCCGGCAGGGGGGCGCTCGACGAGTTTCTCGCCACCGGCGGACAGCAGCCGTGCTACGGAATTGTGCTGCCGGAGATGGTGCTCGGCGTTTCGCTCGATGCGAAGCCTTCGGAAGTGTTGTCGGGGCCGGTGCCCGAGGCGTTGCAGGGGCTCGATGTGGTGGTGCTGCACGACCTCGTACTTGGCCAGATGCTTGGCATCGAGGCCGAGGCGGTCGAGAAGGAGAGCAACCTGACCTACGCCAACCGTATGGATGAGGTGTTTGACGCCGTTGCGTCGGGCAAGGCGCAGGTCGGCATCGTGCTTCGACCAACCGGAGCCGAGCAGGTGATGTCGGTCTCGCAGTCGGGTGAGGCGATGCCGCAGAAATCGACATGGTTCTATCCCAAGGTGATGACCGGCATGGTGTTCCGCTCTCTGGAGGGGGATGCATGA
- a CDS encoding TIGR01777 family oxidoreductase encodes MDGHIVITGATGVIGKEVAKRLITSGRKVVVFARSTEAAKAKVPGAAAYVHWDSDMATGEWTKWIDGAYGVIHLAGKPLLEARWTEEHKKACYDSRIDGTRALVAAMTAASAKPKVFLSSSAIGYYGSFERCQDTPQLGESGAPGKDFLAQICFDWEKEALPAEQLGIRVIRLRTGIVLSSKGGMLQKMMTPFDFFIGGSIGSGQQCISWIHLDDEVEIILEALDKEEFHGPINAVAPDPVNMKDFADALGSVMHRPSLFPVPKLAVQVLMGEGAEYAVKGQNVKPEFLQQHGFSFAWAHLHDALADLISRKI; translated from the coding sequence ATGGACGGCCATATCGTCATTACGGGAGCGACCGGTGTTATCGGCAAAGAGGTTGCGAAGCGGCTCATCACTTCAGGACGCAAGGTTGTTGTGTTTGCGCGTTCCACAGAGGCGGCGAAAGCCAAGGTGCCTGGCGCCGCAGCTTATGTGCACTGGGATTCTGACATGGCGACGGGCGAGTGGACCAAATGGATCGACGGTGCGTACGGCGTAATTCATCTTGCAGGCAAGCCGTTGCTTGAGGCGCGGTGGACCGAAGAGCACAAGAAGGCCTGTTACGATTCCCGCATCGACGGTACCCGGGCGCTGGTTGCAGCTATGACGGCCGCTTCGGCCAAGCCGAAGGTTTTTCTCTCATCCTCGGCCATCGGTTACTACGGCTCGTTCGAGCGGTGTCAGGATACGCCGCAGCTTGGCGAATCTGGGGCTCCAGGAAAGGATTTTCTGGCCCAAATCTGTTTCGACTGGGAAAAGGAAGCGCTTCCGGCTGAGCAACTCGGTATTCGGGTAATACGCCTGAGGACGGGCATCGTGCTTTCCAGCAAGGGGGGGATGTTACAGAAGATGATGACGCCGTTCGACTTTTTTATCGGCGGATCGATCGGTTCAGGCCAGCAGTGCATTTCGTGGATTCATCTCGATGACGAGGTGGAAATCATTCTCGAAGCGCTTGACAAGGAAGAGTTTCACGGCCCGATCAATGCCGTTGCTCCCGATCCGGTGAACATGAAAGACTTTGCGGATGCGCTCGGTTCGGTGATGCATCGGCCATCACTTTTTCCGGTGCCTAAACTGGCTGTTCAGGTACTCATGGGTGAGGGTGCGGAGTATGCCGTCAAAGGGCAGAACGTCAAGCCCGAGTTTCTTCAGCAGCATGGCTTTTCGTTTGCCTGGGCCCACCTGCATGATGCGCTTGCCGATCTCATTTCCAGAAAGATTTGA
- the tsaE gene encoding tRNA (adenosine(37)-N6)-threonylcarbamoyltransferase complex ATPase subunit type 1 TsaE codes for MMAQEMRGEFLSHSADETREYARRFASGLGPGQTVCLTGTLGAGKTEFMRGIAEVFGCEEQLSSPTFSLMNIYEGSMRGRPVELHHFDLYRIESEKELDAAGFDDYLSGPFLSVVEWGERFSSLDRRYTRRVELLITGDEQRKIVIS; via the coding sequence ATGATGGCTCAGGAGATGAGGGGCGAGTTTCTGTCGCATTCGGCTGACGAGACCCGCGAGTATGCGCGGCGGTTCGCTTCCGGGCTCGGGCCGGGCCAGACGGTTTGCCTGACCGGGACGCTTGGCGCGGGCAAGACCGAGTTCATGCGGGGCATCGCCGAAGTGTTCGGCTGCGAGGAGCAGCTCTCCAGCCCCACCTTTTCGCTGATGAATATCTACGAGGGCTCGATGCGTGGCCGCCCGGTCGAACTACACCATTTCGACCTGTATCGGATCGAATCGGAAAAGGAGCTTGACGCGGCGGGGTTCGACGACTATCTTTCGGGGCCGTTTCTGTCGGTGGTCGAGTGGGGCGAGCGTTTTTCGTCGCTCGACCGGCGCTACACCCGTCGGGTGGAGCTGCTCATTACCGGCGACGAGCAGCGGAAAATCGTCATCAGTTGA
- the cas6 gene encoding CRISPR-associated endoribonuclease Cas6: MRITLELSHRRSFVTVPINHSSLISSLIYNVIDRSSSEYAERLHEQGYRLENRAFKLFTFSPLNPGHHRKWVMHENGTMSTGEKRLYLTISSPKEEFIEHLILGLLHEPFVSVGKERFRVETVRKLDAPLFSGDMRFVMLSPLVCATKSEADQYPQYLFPGDPDFKRVLVANLCRKYEVLHGKPIACDENDVMFELDRDYVAKVHGKVQKLITLKEGRSDESKVKGTLAPFRLVAPTELIEVGYECGFGEKNAQGFGMVKAIN; this comes from the coding sequence ATGCGCATAACCCTCGAACTTTCGCATCGCCGTTCGTTTGTGACGGTGCCGATCAATCACTCCTCCCTGATCTCTTCCCTGATCTATAACGTCATCGACAGGAGTTCGAGCGAGTATGCGGAGCGGTTGCATGAGCAGGGATACCGGTTGGAGAATCGGGCGTTCAAGTTGTTTACCTTTTCGCCGCTGAATCCGGGGCATCACCGTAAATGGGTGATGCACGAAAACGGGACGATGAGTACCGGTGAAAAGAGGCTCTATCTGACAATCTCCTCACCGAAAGAAGAGTTCATCGAGCATCTGATTCTTGGCCTGCTGCACGAGCCGTTTGTTTCAGTGGGCAAGGAGCGCTTCAGAGTGGAGACGGTCAGGAAGCTCGATGCGCCTCTGTTTTCAGGCGATATGCGATTCGTGATGCTTTCGCCGCTGGTGTGTGCGACAAAGAGCGAAGCGGATCAGTATCCCCAATATCTGTTTCCGGGCGATCCTGATTTCAAGCGGGTGCTGGTAGCCAACCTTTGCCGGAAGTACGAGGTTCTGCACGGCAAGCCGATTGCCTGCGACGAAAATGATGTCATGTTCGAGCTTGATCGGGATTATGTGGCTAAGGTACATGGCAAGGTGCAGAAGCTGATTACCCTGAAAGAGGGGCGGAGCGACGAGTCAAAGGTAAAGGGTACGCTTGCGCCGTTTCGTTTGGTAGCTCCAACGGAATTGATCGAGGTCGGCTACGAATGCGGCTTCGGCGAGAAGAATGCCCAAGGGTTCGGCATGGTCAAGGCGATCAATTGA
- the csm4 gene encoding type III-A CRISPR-associated RAMP protein Csm4, whose product MNTEKTYLIRLYFKNALRVGAARSGVGIEASQDYIHSDSFWAALANYWALLGSAGGISFAEFLEGFRVGSTSSGASSGVPPLFTISSVFPFARSSGMRRYWLPKPLSVPFDLSTSNSKESRDSERENYGKALKQARLLSDKTFTNWQAFEHQVGYEVGNEKDFSSTGKNNVRPQSSLDRITSQSNLFHSGISYLNPNDNDEGLYVLVKTSDERVKEALEEVLDVIRDAGGLGGDISSGCGELVNYSIELIGSNDKKWAFLRECDGANARCLLSLCLPSDPKTISTKLVAYDTVLRKGWTGSLTASLQRKRQTLYMLSEGTVLSVEEQGQMATITPASTKTPDWTGQHPVYRYGYAFSVPIKITFED is encoded by the coding sequence ATGAATACCGAAAAAACCTACCTCATTCGCCTCTATTTCAAGAACGCCCTTCGCGTGGGAGCAGCCCGTTCTGGCGTAGGCATAGAGGCATCTCAAGACTACATCCATTCGGACTCCTTTTGGGCAGCGCTTGCAAACTACTGGGCGCTTCTTGGCTCTGCCGGAGGCATCTCATTTGCTGAGTTTCTCGAAGGCTTTCGCGTAGGGAGTACTAGCTCTGGCGCATCTTCTGGCGTGCCGCCACTCTTTACTATTTCGTCAGTATTTCCGTTTGCCAGAAGTTCAGGAATGCGCCGCTATTGGCTGCCTAAACCCCTCTCCGTTCCGTTTGACCTCTCCACGAGCAACTCTAAAGAGTCGAGAGATTCAGAGAGAGAGAACTACGGCAAAGCGTTGAAACAGGCTCGACTTCTCTCGGACAAAACTTTCACCAATTGGCAAGCTTTTGAGCATCAGGTTGGGTACGAAGTAGGCAACGAAAAGGATTTCAGCTCCACAGGCAAAAACAACGTTCGTCCCCAGTCCTCTCTTGACAGGATAACAAGCCAATCGAATCTCTTTCATAGCGGCATCTCCTACCTCAATCCCAACGACAATGACGAAGGGCTGTACGTTCTTGTGAAAACATCCGATGAGCGCGTCAAGGAAGCGCTGGAAGAGGTGCTCGATGTTATCCGCGATGCCGGTGGACTTGGCGGAGACATCAGCTCAGGATGTGGCGAGTTGGTCAACTATTCGATAGAGCTTATTGGCAGCAATGACAAAAAATGGGCTTTTCTGCGTGAGTGTGATGGTGCAAATGCCCGTTGCCTGCTCTCACTCTGTTTGCCGAGCGACCCAAAAACCATCAGCACCAAATTGGTTGCCTATGACACCGTACTCCGCAAAGGGTGGACAGGCTCCTTGACGGCGAGCCTGCAACGCAAACGCCAAACCCTTTACATGCTTTCGGAAGGAACTGTTCTTTCCGTTGAAGAGCAAGGACAAATGGCGACCATTACCCCCGCCTCCACAAAAACACCTGATTGGACAGGCCAACATCCGGTTTATCGTTACGGATATGCGTTCTCAGTACCAATCAAGATCACCTTCGAGGATTGA
- the tsaB gene encoding tRNA (adenosine(37)-N6)-threonylcarbamoyltransferase complex dimerization subunit type 1 TsaB, which translates to MKILAIECTHGFASVAVSRDGTIVEQRLAEWQKTAEALVPLVMQVMAEAGIPSAAELDGVAVSSGPGSFTALRIGMSVAKGIAFGADLPLLPVPTMIALASAALPHTEAANLVPVIPSRAGEYFAAIYRRDGKALTEIENFRCDAAKLPGRLASLGGAFVIVGRGVQTLADEVPQLASRCIEASFFTASALLPFAEQAFAAGGGESSTDATPEYRQAFVPKQARS; encoded by the coding sequence ATGAAGATTCTTGCCATCGAGTGCACCCACGGATTTGCCAGCGTCGCGGTCAGCCGAGACGGCACCATTGTTGAACAGCGCCTCGCCGAGTGGCAGAAAACCGCCGAAGCGCTGGTGCCGCTGGTGATGCAGGTTATGGCGGAGGCGGGGATTCCGTCCGCCGCTGAACTCGATGGCGTCGCGGTCTCCTCCGGTCCCGGTTCGTTCACCGCCCTGCGCATCGGCATGTCGGTGGCTAAGGGAATCGCTTTCGGTGCGGATTTGCCGCTCTTGCCGGTTCCTACCATGATCGCGCTGGCTTCCGCAGCCCTGCCGCATACCGAGGCTGCCAACCTCGTGCCGGTTATTCCATCCAGGGCAGGCGAGTATTTCGCGGCGATCTACCGGCGCGACGGCAAAGCGCTGACCGAGATCGAGAACTTCCGTTGCGATGCCGCCAAATTGCCCGGTCGTCTGGCTTCGCTTGGCGGAGCGTTCGTCATTGTCGGGCGGGGTGTCCAAACGCTTGCCGATGAGGTTCCGCAGCTTGCTTCCCGCTGCATCGAGGCTTCGTTTTTCACCGCATCTGCGCTGTTGCCTTTTGCCGAACAGGCGTTCGCGGCAGGCGGTGGCGAATCGAGCACCGATGCGACGCCCGAGTATCGCCAGGCGTTTGTGCCCAAACAGGCGCGCTCATGA
- a CDS encoding ammonium transporter has translation MGNKLRSSLLVLFALMMAHNTGWAAESVTSDTGTTSWMLTSTALVLLMVPGLAMFYGGLVRTKNVLGTMMHSFAAMVIIGVIWPAVGYALSFGPNILGGLVGWNSDYFMLQGIDNAIMDSHIPEYVFAMFQGKFAIITPALIAGAFAERVNFKGYLLFIALWSIVVYTPICHWVWAADGFLFNLGAAGAIDFAGGTVVHISSGVTALVAALYLGARRGYPRNVMHPNNLVMTLMGAGLLWVGWFGFNAGSAISSDLATARALTVTQMAAAAGAFTWMMVELVHYGKATSLGVASGILAGLVAITPAAGVVPPFGAFALGAIAALICYMAITLKNKLGYDDSLDAFGVHGVGGIVGALFLTFFIRPSWMAEAAEAAGGSWTVWQQLGVQATAVGVTVVFAAVVSLVLLVIVEKTVGLRIGESDEMSGLDHSMHGEQGYGLINPN, from the coding sequence ATGGGTAACAAACTGAGATCATCACTGCTTGTTCTGTTTGCGCTGATGATGGCTCACAATACCGGATGGGCTGCCGAAAGTGTGACTTCGGATACCGGTACGACGTCATGGATGCTGACTTCCACGGCACTGGTGTTGCTGATGGTGCCAGGTCTGGCCATGTTCTATGGTGGCCTTGTCCGGACGAAAAACGTTCTTGGTACCATGATGCACAGCTTTGCCGCTATGGTGATTATCGGCGTGATCTGGCCTGCGGTGGGTTATGCGCTGAGCTTTGGCCCCAATATTCTTGGTGGACTGGTTGGCTGGAACAGCGACTATTTCATGTTGCAGGGTATCGATAACGCGATTATGGACAGCCATATTCCTGAATATGTATTCGCCATGTTCCAGGGCAAGTTTGCCATCATCACTCCGGCGCTGATTGCCGGTGCGTTTGCCGAGCGTGTCAATTTCAAGGGCTACCTTCTGTTCATCGCGCTCTGGAGCATCGTGGTCTATACGCCGATCTGCCACTGGGTGTGGGCTGCTGACGGCTTTCTGTTCAACCTCGGTGCTGCCGGTGCGATCGACTTCGCAGGTGGCACGGTGGTTCATATTTCGTCCGGTGTTACGGCGCTGGTTGCCGCGCTGTACCTCGGCGCCCGCCGTGGTTACCCGAGGAATGTGATGCATCCGAACAATCTGGTCATGACCCTGATGGGCGCCGGTCTGCTTTGGGTTGGCTGGTTCGGCTTCAACGCCGGCAGCGCCATTTCGAGCGATCTTGCCACCGCCCGTGCCCTGACCGTGACCCAGATGGCCGCCGCTGCCGGTGCGTTCACCTGGATGATGGTTGAGCTCGTTCACTACGGCAAGGCCACCAGTCTTGGCGTGGCATCGGGCATTCTTGCCGGTCTGGTTGCAATCACTCCGGCCGCCGGGGTTGTGCCGCCTTTCGGTGCATTCGCGCTGGGCGCCATTGCTGCTCTGATCTGCTACATGGCCATTACGCTCAAAAACAAGCTCGGTTACGATGACAGCCTCGATGCGTTCGGCGTGCACGGTGTCGGTGGTATTGTCGGCGCTCTTTTCCTCACCTTTTTCATTCGTCCCTCCTGGATGGCCGAGGCTGCTGAAGCTGCCGGCGGTTCCTGGACGGTGTGGCAGCAGCTCGGTGTTCAGGCTACGGCGGTGGGCGTTACGGTGGTGTTTGCCGCTGTCGTTTCGCTGGTGCTGCTGGTGATTGTGGAAAAAACCGTCGGTTTGCGTATCGGCGAAAGCGATGAAATGTCCGGCCTTGACCACAGCATGCACGGTGAGCAGGGATACGGCCTTATCAATCCTAACTGA
- a CDS encoding tetratricopeptide repeat protein, translating to MKRRAATPMLAFAILASLASPCAAQSAEEYYNQALSKQKAGELEEAVRLYTKAINKDDRMIMAYQMRGAAWQKMRQLQQAFDDYTILIEQDDPYFRAVGYFNRGIVNDIAGRHTEAISDFTGALKIDWKMGAAYFHRAVARLKSRDSTGAFKDLHQAARRGDTDAKKWLDLLSPSWREAKP from the coding sequence ATGAAGCGCCGTGCTGCTACACCCATGCTTGCCTTCGCCATCCTGGCCTCGCTCGCCTCGCCGTGCGCGGCACAATCGGCCGAGGAGTACTACAACCAGGCGCTCTCAAAGCAAAAAGCTGGAGAGCTGGAAGAGGCAGTGCGCCTTTACACCAAAGCCATCAACAAAGATGATCGCATGATCATGGCCTACCAGATGCGGGGTGCGGCATGGCAGAAAATGCGGCAATTACAGCAGGCCTTCGACGATTACACCATCCTTATCGAGCAGGACGATCCCTACTTCCGGGCCGTCGGCTACTTCAATCGCGGCATCGTCAACGACATCGCAGGCCGTCACACCGAAGCGATCAGCGACTTCACTGGAGCCTTGAAGATCGACTGGAAAATGGGAGCAGCCTATTTCCACAGAGCCGTCGCCCGCCTCAAGAGCAGAGACAGCACCGGTGCTTTCAAAGATTTACACCAGGCCGCCCGGCGCGGTGACACCGATGCAAAAAAATGGCTCGACCTCCTTTCGCCCAGCTGGCGAGAAGCGAAACCATGA
- a CDS encoding segregation and condensation protein A gives MFRISLEEFEGPLDLLLFFIKRDELDIYNIPVSKITGDFIAYIHAMQRLNLEVAAEFIYMASMLMSIKARMLLPRPEPEAGDDGEFDPRTELVQRLLEYKRIKEGASELELLGLDRERMFPRGVFEELEPEVIDEMDEPVNRPTLYHLMLAYQSVIDNMPKTRTQNVSDAPVTIEQQSALIMTRLGERVQVSFTSLFDELREAIVIVVTFLAVLELCRNNKISVIIKEGVNDFWISQREPVD, from the coding sequence ATGTTCCGCATCAGTCTGGAAGAGTTCGAAGGCCCGCTCGACCTTCTCCTGTTTTTTATCAAGCGTGACGAGCTTGACATCTACAATATTCCGGTTTCAAAGATTACCGGCGACTTCATCGCCTACATCCATGCCATGCAGCGGCTGAATCTTGAGGTCGCCGCCGAGTTCATCTACATGGCCTCGATGCTCATGAGCATCAAGGCGCGAATGCTGCTTCCTCGTCCGGAGCCCGAGGCTGGCGACGATGGCGAGTTCGACCCGAGAACCGAGCTGGTGCAGCGGCTCCTCGAATACAAGCGCATCAAAGAGGGGGCTTCCGAGCTTGAGTTGCTGGGTCTGGATCGTGAGCGGATGTTTCCGCGCGGCGTGTTCGAGGAGCTGGAACCGGAGGTGATCGACGAGATGGACGAACCGGTCAACCGTCCGACGCTGTACCACCTCATGCTGGCCTACCAGTCGGTGATCGACAACATGCCGAAAACGAGGACGCAGAACGTTTCAGACGCGCCGGTGACCATCGAGCAGCAGAGCGCCCTCATCATGACGCGCCTCGGTGAGCGGGTGCAGGTTTCCTTCACCTCCCTGTTCGATGAACTGCGCGAGGCGATTGTGATTGTCGTCACCTTTCTGGCCGTGCTCGAATTGTGTCGGAACAATAAAATTTCCGTCATCATCAAGGAGGGGGTCAACGATTTCTGGATTTCACAGCGAGAGCCCGTCGATTAA
- a CDS encoding RNA recognition motif domain-containing protein: MNIYIGNLPYSVSEDDLRDAFSEFGQVHSANIITDKFSGRSKGFGFVDMPNDGEAREAIDAMNDKDFKGRTIKVNEARPREERPMRRERY, from the coding sequence ATGAATATTTACATTGGCAATCTGCCGTACAGCGTTTCGGAAGATGACTTACGCGATGCGTTCTCTGAGTTCGGGCAGGTGCACAGCGCCAACATCATTACCGACAAGTTTTCAGGCCGTTCCAAAGGCTTCGGATTTGTCGATATGCCGAACGACGGCGAGGCTCGTGAAGCGATCGACGCCATGAACGACAAAGACTTCAAAGGCCGCACCATAAAAGTCAACGAGGCAAGGCCGCGCGAAGAGAGGCCGATGAGAAGAGAGCGCTACTAA
- a CDS encoding P-II family nitrogen regulator, whose amino-acid sequence MKLITAIIPPDRLDHVREALIQADITRITVSRVSGHGRQEDIEYYRGQKIAPNLIPKVRLDIAVNDQYVDTTIDTIIEAARHAAGKIGDGKIFVTPLEQCIRIRTDERGGSAI is encoded by the coding sequence ATGAAACTTATTACCGCTATCATTCCTCCGGACAGGCTTGACCACGTTCGCGAAGCGCTGATACAGGCCGATATTACCAGAATTACGGTCAGCCGCGTGAGCGGCCACGGCCGCCAGGAGGATATCGAGTATTATCGTGGCCAGAAAATCGCTCCGAACCTTATTCCGAAGGTGCGTCTGGATATCGCCGTCAACGATCAATATGTCGATACCACCATCGATACCATCATCGAAGCCGCGCGGCATGCCGCTGGCAAAATCGGCGACGGCAAGATTTTCGTTACGCCGCTGGAGCAGTGCATCAGGATCAGGACTGACGAGCGCGGAGGAAGCGCTATCTGA